The window TTGCGTCCAGCGGGCCCGGGGCTGGCAGCGGCGTACCTGGCCCGGGCGCAGCCGGCACGGGTACGGCGGGCCCGGGCGGGGCAGGAACCGGCGTCGCTGGCATCGGCGTCGCTGGCATCGGCGTCGCCGGTACGGGCGGTCTGCCCGTTGCCGGCGCTGGTCCAGGCGCGGGAGGGATGGGGCCGGCCGGACCGCTTGGTCCACCTCCGCAAGTCACGGCCTGCGCCGCGAAGACGAAGGCCTGCACCAACGGCAAGGCGGGCAAGTACGCCTGCAAGGCGGTCGACCTCTTGGCCTACGTGGACGCCAAGGACATGCAGGGCCCGCAGGTCAACGATATCTGGGGCTGGGAAGACCCCATGACCGGCACCGAGTACGCGCTCGTCTGCCTCGATAACGGCATGGCGTTCGTGGATATCAGCAACCCCTGCGAGCCGCTGTTCCTGGGCCAGCTCAGGGGTCACGGCGGCATGGTCAGCAAGTGGCGCGACGTCAAGGTCTTCAAGGACCACGCCTTCATCGTGGCCGACAGCGCCGGCAACCACGGCCTGCAGGTCTTTGACCTTACGCAGCTGCGCAACGTGACGGCGCCTCCGATGAGCTTCCAGGAGACCGCGCACCTCGCGAGCTTTCCGGACGCCCACAACATCGGCCTGAACGAGGAGAGCGGGTTTGCCTATGCGGTGAGCGCGGGTGGCTGCGCGGTGCGGATGATCGATGTCAACGATCCGCTCAATCCCAGGGACGTGGGCTGCTACGGCACGACCGGGCGCGGCACCCACGACATCCAGTGCGTCAACTACAAGGGGCCGGATGCTGCCTATGCGGGCAAGGAGATCTGCCTGAGCTCGGCGCGCTCGGGCCTTCAGATCGACGACGTGAGCGACAAGACCAACGTCGTCAAGATCGGCGAGGTGACCTACCCGAACGCGTCGACCGTGCATCAGGGCTGGCTGACCGAGGATCACCAGTACTTCCTGCTCGGCGACGAGGGCGACGAGTCCACGCACCAAGTCAAGACCACGACCTACATTCTGGATGTCCGGCAGCTCGCCATGCCCAAGGTGATCGGCAAGTACGTGGCGCGCACACCCGCGATCGACCACAACCTGTACATCAAAGGCACCTACGCCTATCAGGCCAACTATGCGGCGGGGCTGCGCATCCTGGATATCTCGAACATCGCCATGGGCAAGCTCAAGGAAGTGGCCTTCTTCGACAGCTTCCCGCCCAACAACGCTGCGAGCTTCGACGGCGTCTGGAGCGTGTATCCCTTTTTCCGAAGCGGGATCGTCGTGCTGAGCGGCAACCACCTATGGGTCCTCTATCCCACGGGTCTGACCCAGACTGCGCCCTTCTGACGTGAAACCTCAGCGAGGCGCGGATAAAGGACGGCCCGCGCGGTCGGGGGGGCAGCGCCCGCGCGGGCCAGATCAGAAGGCGTTCTGATCGCCACAACCCTAGCGCCAGGCCACGCGCCCGATCAATGGGACAGAAGGATCACAACTGACGTTCAGTTGTGTGGACACAGCCACGCTGCTAGTATTGCCACCGAATCTTGGCGGGATAGGCAGGCCAATGGAAGAAGACTGG of the Pseudomonadota bacterium genome contains:
- a CDS encoding choice-of-anchor B family protein, translating into MNTQCTSRIQRGLALCWLALPLGMGACSSDPVASSGPGAGSGVPGPGAAGTGTAGPGGAGTGVAGIGVAGIGVAGTGGLPVAGAGPGAGGMGPAGPLGPPPQVTACAAKTKACTNGKAGKYACKAVDLLAYVDAKDMQGPQVNDIWGWEDPMTGTEYALVCLDNGMAFVDISNPCEPLFLGQLRGHGGMVSKWRDVKVFKDHAFIVADSAGNHGLQVFDLTQLRNVTAPPMSFQETAHLASFPDAHNIGLNEESGFAYAVSAGGCAVRMIDVNDPLNPRDVGCYGTTGRGTHDIQCVNYKGPDAAYAGKEICLSSARSGLQIDDVSDKTNVVKIGEVTYPNASTVHQGWLTEDHQYFLLGDEGDESTHQVKTTTYILDVRQLAMPKVIGKYVARTPAIDHNLYIKGTYAYQANYAAGLRILDISNIAMGKLKEVAFFDSFPPNNAASFDGVWSVYPFFRSGIVVLSGNHLWVLYPTGLTQTAPF